The following coding sequences lie in one Spirosoma sp. KUDC1026 genomic window:
- a CDS encoding cytochrome b N-terminal domain-containing protein, which produces MSVLQNIGNWLDDRLGWSENIMPLIKHPVPPGAKWAYVFGSATLFCFILQVVTGIGLSLLYQPSSADAFESLKFITNQATFGRVLRGIHFFGASGMVIMVGIHMIRVYIMAAYKYPREMSWISGVFLFFLTIIMGFTGQLLRWDSNGVWSSVVAAQNLGRVPLIGTGLARLLLGGDTIGAQTLSRFFAYHVFLFPALIFLFVGVHLYLVFYHGISEPPKAGQLVDPKTYRAWYNDMLKRVGVPFWPDAAWRDALFGALVILAIVGLAVFVGPPELTQPPDPSIINTSPAPDWYMLPVFALFALVPPATESYLIFLGPVLMVVALLALPFVSNKGERSPIRRPWAVFGVACVIVFMGALLYVGEREPWSPHFDTKPLAQVINYANPKLKQGAILFHDKGCQYCHEVGGQGGITGPSLTHIGRTWTTDQIKVQIVNGATGMPAYGGMLSNKELTDLVNFLHAQQ; this is translated from the coding sequence ATGAGCGTACTACAAAACATCGGGAACTGGCTGGACGATCGGCTGGGCTGGTCGGAGAATATCATGCCGCTCATCAAACACCCTGTTCCGCCGGGTGCCAAATGGGCATATGTGTTTGGTAGCGCTACGTTGTTCTGTTTTATCCTTCAGGTCGTCACCGGTATTGGCCTGTCACTGCTGTACCAGCCGTCGTCGGCGGATGCGTTTGAGTCACTGAAATTCATTACCAACCAGGCCACGTTCGGACGGGTGCTGCGGGGGATTCATTTCTTCGGTGCGTCGGGAATGGTGATTATGGTCGGTATTCACATGATTCGGGTGTATATCATGGCGGCTTATAAATACCCACGTGAAATGAGTTGGATCAGCGGTGTCTTCCTGTTTTTCCTGACCATCATCATGGGCTTTACGGGACAGTTGCTACGCTGGGATTCCAACGGAGTCTGGTCATCGGTGGTGGCAGCTCAGAACCTGGGTCGCGTACCGCTGATTGGTACCGGCCTGGCGCGGCTCCTGCTGGGGGGCGATACCATTGGCGCCCAGACGCTGAGCCGTTTTTTCGCCTACCATGTCTTCCTGTTTCCGGCGCTCATTTTCCTGTTTGTCGGCGTCCATTTGTACCTGGTATTTTATCACGGTATCTCAGAGCCGCCCAAAGCAGGTCAATTGGTTGATCCCAAAACGTACCGGGCCTGGTACAACGACATGCTGAAGCGGGTGGGCGTTCCGTTCTGGCCGGATGCAGCCTGGCGCGATGCGCTTTTTGGGGCGCTGGTTATTCTGGCGATTGTTGGACTAGCGGTCTTTGTCGGTCCACCCGAGTTGACCCAGCCGCCCGATCCGTCAATTATCAATACGTCACCTGCACCAGACTGGTACATGCTACCTGTCTTTGCCCTGTTCGCACTGGTACCTCCAGCAACCGAATCGTACCTGATTTTTCTGGGACCGGTTCTGATGGTCGTAGCCTTATTAGCCCTGCCCTTCGTGTCCAATAAAGGCGAGCGAAGTCCCATCCGACGGCCCTGGGCGGTGTTTGGGGTAGCCTGCGTAATTGTGTTTATGGGAGCTTTGTTGTACGTAGGCGAACGGGAGCCCTGGTCCCCGCATTTCGATACCAAACCGCTGGCGCAGGTGATCAACTACGCCAACCCGAAACTTAAACAGGGCGCAATCTTATTCCACGATAAGGGATGTCAGTATTGTCACGAAGTTGGCGGGCAGGGCGGCATTACCGGACCGAGCCTGACGCATATTGGCCGTACCTGGACGACCGATCAGATTAAAGTGCAGATTGTGAACGGAGCAACGGGCATGCCCGCTTACGGGGGCATGCTTTCCAACAAGGAACTAACGGATCTGGTTAACTTTCTCCATGCTCAGCAATGA
- a CDS encoding DMT family transporter — protein sequence MTYVYLLLAFLTGLAVTIQAGVNANLRQAMANPVLAAAISFGTGFMSLVLVLLALRGGLPSPTLIRQTEWWKWTGGVIGAIYVTTVIISVPKIGTANLVSLSVAGQLVAAVVLDHYGWLGFSLHPANGWRLLGLAFIMAGVLLVVKN from the coding sequence ATGACTTACGTTTATCTTCTTCTGGCCTTTCTGACGGGCCTGGCCGTAACCATTCAGGCGGGCGTCAATGCCAACCTGCGCCAGGCAATGGCAAACCCCGTATTGGCAGCAGCCATCTCGTTCGGTACAGGATTTATGTCCCTGGTCTTAGTGTTGCTGGCCCTCCGCGGGGGCTTGCCTTCGCCGACGCTTATCCGGCAAACGGAGTGGTGGAAATGGACGGGTGGGGTGATCGGAGCAATCTACGTAACGACGGTCATCATCAGCGTCCCTAAAATTGGTACGGCCAACCTGGTCAGCCTGAGCGTTGCCGGTCAGTTAGTGGCGGCCGTTGTCTTGGACCATTACGGCTGGCTCGGTTTCTCACTGCACCCCGCCAACGGCTGGCGACTGCTGGGCCTGGCGTTTATTATGGCGGGGGTGCTGCTTGTCGTCAAAAACTAA
- a CDS encoding cytochrome c oxidase subunit 4 — translation MERGEMNGDEKKEYLINRDNWTKARPQHIPRPTYWPFFLAMGLAFAVWGLLTSWLIGVAGLVVMMIALVGWINELRHESGRKQN, via the coding sequence ATGGAACGAGGAGAAATGAACGGGGACGAGAAAAAAGAATACCTGATCAACCGGGACAACTGGACAAAAGCCCGGCCACAGCACATCCCACGTCCAACGTACTGGCCCTTTTTTCTGGCCATGGGGTTGGCTTTTGCGGTATGGGGGTTACTAACGAGCTGGCTCATCGGTGTGGCGGGACTGGTGGTAATGATGATAGCTCTGGTGGGCTGGATAAACGAACTGCGACATGAGTCAGGAAGAAAACAAAACTAA
- the coxB gene encoding cytochrome c oxidase subunit II: protein MITLLAFPSIFSSASREADAIQRLTIYFVVVALAILLVVVGLLIYIVIRFRAKPGDDRQPRQFTGNKTVESIMIGVPTLLVIIFFVLSAKAMKAILPPPNGHQPDIVIRGHQFWWEAEYPGTKALVANEIHLPVGRPLLLHIEAKDVIHDWWVPELGTKMDAVPGRTNHLWLNIEKPGIYEGACSEFCGAQHAWMRIWVIAQPEAEYRQWLADYQRPAVTPTTESALTGAKFFNRHACVNCHRIQGTAANGQGGPDLTHFASRKTMLSGMMPNTRENLRKWLDNPQHVKPGALMPRFVFPKDSINVLVDYLSTLK, encoded by the coding sequence ATGATAACCCTACTGGCATTTCCTTCCATCTTTTCATCGGCATCGCGTGAAGCAGACGCTATTCAGCGACTGACAATCTACTTTGTGGTAGTGGCATTGGCCATTCTGCTGGTGGTGGTTGGCCTGCTGATTTACATCGTTATTCGATTCCGGGCGAAACCCGGTGATGATCGTCAGCCCAGGCAGTTTACGGGAAACAAAACCGTCGAATCGATCATGATTGGCGTGCCGACTTTGTTGGTCATCATCTTTTTTGTTTTGTCGGCCAAAGCCATGAAAGCGATCCTGCCACCGCCTAACGGACACCAGCCTGACATCGTGATCCGCGGCCATCAGTTCTGGTGGGAAGCCGAATACCCCGGTACAAAAGCCCTCGTAGCGAACGAAATTCACCTGCCCGTTGGGCGACCGCTATTACTGCACATAGAAGCCAAAGACGTTATTCACGACTGGTGGGTGCCCGAATTGGGGACCAAGATGGATGCCGTGCCGGGCAGAACCAACCACCTCTGGCTGAACATCGAGAAACCCGGCATCTACGAAGGAGCCTGCAGCGAATTTTGTGGCGCGCAGCATGCCTGGATGCGCATTTGGGTGATCGCTCAACCCGAAGCAGAGTACCGGCAATGGCTGGCTGACTACCAACGGCCGGCCGTGACCCCTACCACCGAATCGGCGCTGACCGGCGCGAAGTTTTTTAATCGGCATGCCTGCGTGAACTGCCACCGAATCCAGGGAACGGCGGCCAACGGGCAGGGGGGACCCGACCTGACGCACTTTGCGAGCCGGAAAACGATGCTGTCCGGCATGATGCCCAACACGCGCGAAAACCTGCGTAAATGGCTGGATAACCCACAGCACGTAAAACCCGGTGCCCTGATGCCCCGGTTCGTGTTCCCGAAGGATAGCATCAACGTACTGGTAGACTATTTATCGACGCTGAAATGA
- a CDS encoding PPC domain-containing DNA-binding protein, giving the protein MKAKLLNEDQQKTYALIFDKGDEVMAGLRQFASDNHLSASQFTAIGGFSDVVLGFYDVALKDYKKIPVGEQVEVLTLAGDITLKPDGDVQVHAHAVIGMSDGMARGGHLLSATVFPTLEVVLTESPAHLRRQVDEETGIALIRL; this is encoded by the coding sequence ATGAAAGCTAAACTACTCAACGAAGATCAGCAGAAAACCTACGCCCTGATTTTTGATAAAGGTGATGAAGTTATGGCAGGTTTACGGCAGTTTGCCAGTGACAATCACTTATCGGCCAGTCAGTTTACCGCCATCGGTGGTTTCAGCGATGTAGTACTGGGGTTTTATGACGTAGCTCTCAAAGATTACAAAAAGATACCTGTTGGCGAACAGGTCGAAGTGCTGACACTGGCCGGAGATATTACGCTCAAGCCAGACGGTGACGTTCAGGTGCACGCCCACGCGGTGATCGGGATGTCGGACGGAATGGCCCGGGGAGGACACCTGCTGTCGGCGACCGTGTTTCCAACGCTGGAAGTTGTCCTGACTGAATCGCCTGCTCATCTGCGCCGGCAAGTTGACGAGGAAACGGGTATTGCCCTCATCCGTCTGTAA
- a CDS encoding heme-copper oxidase subunit III translates to MMTWLVVGTETIFFLALIMGFIYFAYYPGFDPKSVGLLEPVQTGAFTALLLASSLTYWRVEVNFKQGKQKPLRIWLIITLALGATFLAGQLMEYKHLFDQQLVISQGTFATGFFTLTGFHGLHVLIGLICLLVVLCLAFLGDFENSDSSLIQAVGIYWHFVDVVWIIVFALVYILPQFINLHGHVSTP, encoded by the coding sequence ATGATGACGTGGTTAGTGGTCGGGACTGAGACCATTTTCTTCCTGGCGCTGATAATGGGCTTTATCTATTTCGCCTATTACCCTGGTTTTGACCCTAAATCGGTGGGGTTGCTGGAACCGGTGCAAACTGGTGCGTTCACCGCTTTGCTGTTGGCGAGTAGCCTGACGTACTGGCGGGTAGAAGTAAACTTTAAGCAGGGAAAACAGAAGCCATTACGTATCTGGCTGATCATTACGCTGGCGCTGGGCGCTACGTTTCTGGCCGGACAGTTAATGGAGTATAAACATCTGTTTGACCAGCAGTTGGTAATCAGCCAGGGAACATTTGCCACCGGGTTCTTTACCCTGACGGGTTTTCACGGGCTACACGTATTGATCGGACTGATCTGCCTGCTGGTGGTGCTGTGTCTGGCTTTTCTGGGTGATTTCGAAAATTCGGATTCGTCGCTGATTCAGGCCGTGGGTATCTACTGGCATTTTGTGGATGTGGTCTGGATCATTGTTTTTGCGCTGGTATACATTCTGCCTCAATTTATAAACCTGCACGGCCATGTCAGCACTCCTTAG
- a CDS encoding MFS transporter yields MFQRTIHLYRDAYRGLSPSVWLLAGVMLVNRCGTMVLPYLTLYLTQHLHYSVADAGIVMAVFGVGAFLGTFLGGQLVDRFGFYYVQLLSLVFSGAFLLFLQFVTHFYALCGSVFVFTLFGESFRPANQAAIAHYSIPENRTRAFSLNRLAINLGWAIGGGLGGWIAGIQYSLLFWTDGLTCLLAGLFLWLALQPPRSQATNDGLAALTSSIDTERFMSPYRDTPFVIFAVLATLYFIVFMQLFSIIPLYLKEAVHLSESQIGLLISMNGVIIVCVEMALVYTLERRNFPKIRLIIAGILLATVSYTLLTLPATWVNALLFTLGITFSEMLVMPFFQSFTVERSQPATRGKYLALYAMAGALAQTLAPMLGAQLVANLGFQLHWLVVAVISLVAALGFWRLGPRLSTPLDSGVDSLSHT; encoded by the coding sequence ATGTTCCAGCGTACTATTCACCTCTACCGGGATGCTTACCGGGGCTTATCACCGTCGGTCTGGTTGCTGGCGGGCGTCATGCTCGTCAACCGCTGTGGTACGATGGTACTTCCCTACCTAACGCTCTATCTAACGCAGCATCTGCACTATAGCGTGGCCGACGCGGGTATCGTTATGGCGGTATTCGGCGTTGGTGCTTTTTTAGGTACGTTTCTGGGTGGTCAACTGGTGGACCGGTTTGGGTTCTATTACGTTCAGTTACTTAGCCTCGTGTTTAGCGGGGCGTTCCTGCTTTTTCTGCAATTCGTCACCCATTTTTATGCCCTCTGCGGAAGCGTTTTTGTGTTCACCCTCTTTGGCGAGTCATTCCGCCCCGCCAATCAGGCGGCTATTGCCCATTATTCCATTCCGGAAAACCGCACCCGTGCCTTTTCGCTGAATCGGCTGGCAATCAATCTCGGCTGGGCTATTGGCGGGGGCTTGGGTGGCTGGATTGCGGGCATCCAGTACAGCCTGCTCTTCTGGACCGATGGCCTGACTTGCCTGCTTGCCGGCCTGTTTTTGTGGCTGGCGCTGCAACCGCCCCGGAGCCAGGCAACAAATGACGGGCTGGCTGCGCTTACTTCCTCGATTGATACAGAACGGTTTATGTCGCCGTACCGTGATACACCCTTTGTCATCTTTGCGGTACTCGCTACGTTGTATTTTATCGTCTTTATGCAGCTGTTTTCTATTATCCCGCTTTATCTGAAAGAAGCCGTGCACCTGTCGGAAAGTCAGATCGGCCTGCTGATTTCTATGAACGGGGTTATCATCGTCTGCGTCGAAATGGCGCTGGTCTACACGCTGGAACGCAGGAACTTTCCAAAAATCCGGCTGATCATCGCCGGCATTCTGCTGGCCACGGTTTCGTACACACTACTCACACTCCCGGCTACCTGGGTGAACGCACTGCTGTTTACGCTGGGGATTACGTTCAGCGAGATGCTGGTCATGCCCTTTTTTCAGTCGTTTACCGTGGAGCGATCCCAGCCAGCAACGCGCGGGAAATACCTGGCGCTGTACGCAATGGCGGGGGCGCTGGCGCAGACGTTGGCCCCTATGCTGGGCGCTCAGCTGGTCGCCAACCTGGGCTTCCAGTTGCACTGGCTGGTCGTTGCGGTCATTAGCCTGGTAGCAGCGCTGGGCTTCTGGCGGCTGGGGCCACGTCTGAGCACCCCATTGGATTCAGGCGTGGATTCATTGAGCCATACATAA
- a CDS encoding cytochrome c oxidase assembly protein: protein MSALLSFWSIDWFSLALLTGLALLYGYAARWQRQPGVGWYVAGLVVVGLVQTSPLYVLGAHYLLSAHMMGHMLLLLIAAPLLVLGLPKQSSGKGGFLVKKLSVFFVRRPWMGWLLGVGIMWFWHIPSVYDATVAHDYSTALGDIASIPICRGGGSSAGMLANLAHILHPISLLLAGGCFAWPLIGPFPEQRIHPMVGIAYLASACLGCSLMGMLITFAPVGVYQTYVGADYYGLLRQIHEDWGFDRATDQQTAGLLMWVPGCLIYLTGALYLFTNWLTVADKPVGPLLWNEEK, encoded by the coding sequence ATGTCAGCACTCCTTAGCTTCTGGTCCATCGACTGGTTTAGTCTGGCGTTGCTGACTGGACTGGCACTGCTGTACGGGTATGCAGCGCGCTGGCAGCGCCAACCGGGCGTTGGCTGGTACGTAGCCGGCCTGGTCGTGGTGGGGTTGGTGCAGACATCTCCCTTATACGTCCTGGGGGCGCATTATCTGCTTAGTGCGCACATGATGGGGCACATGCTGTTGCTGCTGATTGCCGCTCCATTACTGGTGCTGGGACTGCCGAAGCAATCATCCGGTAAAGGGGGATTCCTGGTGAAAAAACTGTCTGTTTTTTTCGTCCGTCGGCCCTGGATGGGTTGGCTTCTGGGCGTTGGCATCATGTGGTTCTGGCATATTCCCTCGGTTTACGATGCTACCGTTGCTCATGACTACAGCACGGCACTGGGCGACATAGCGTCTATTCCGATATGCCGGGGGGGCGGTTCGTCGGCGGGGATGCTGGCGAACCTGGCGCACATTCTGCATCCGATTAGTCTGCTGCTGGCAGGGGGCTGCTTTGCCTGGCCGTTAATTGGCCCTTTCCCCGAACAGCGAATTCATCCCATGGTGGGAATTGCCTACCTGGCTTCGGCATGTCTGGGCTGCTCGTTGATGGGTATGTTAATCACCTTCGCGCCGGTTGGTGTCTACCAGACGTACGTAGGCGCCGACTATTACGGGCTGCTGAGACAGATACACGAGGACTGGGGGTTCGACCGGGCCACCGACCAGCAGACGGCCGGTCTGTTAATGTGGGTGCCGGGTTGTCTGATCTATCTGACGGGAGCGCTGTATCTGTTCACTAACTGGCTGACCGTAGCTGATAAACCTGTAGGCCCATTGCTATGGAACGAGGAGAAATGA
- the ctaD gene encoding cytochrome c oxidase subunit I has product MITDIEVPEPLSPLPGTNIDTDQGLLQWISSVDHKQLGIMYLLMALFYLLVGGAMALLMRIQLMVPENHFLGAIAYNQLFTMHGTTMIFFVLTPAILGFSVYLTPLMIGANEMAFPRLNAFGLWISFFGGIVLYFSYLAGGAPDTGWFNYAPLNQAQFSKTPGVDYYCIGLLLTGIGTVATAANLIVTVITLRAEGMKYKYLPVFVWMVFINSFLILAAFPSLNAALVMLLIDRQLDGHFFNVNTGGSALLWQHLFWLFGHPEVYIVILPPFGILSEVIQVYSRKPIFGYPFVVGSGIAISLLAFGVWIHHMFATGMGNTVNSFFAASSMLIGIPTGVKIFNWLGTMYGGSIRFTTSMLFATAFLVEFTIGGLSGVSFAIVPIDWQLTDTYYVVAHLHYVFLGGSLFGLFAGLFYWFPKMTGRMIDERLGKWFFWLFVLGFNLTFFVQHILGAIGMPRRVHTYPDLPGFEPLNMISSIGALLMGLSMMPFLYLMYTAFKGGKRAPDNPWDGYTLEWLATSPPQLKSFSNIPPIMSFRPLHDLNHPEIGDHKTTEDDKYGTKDDDVVSGRD; this is encoded by the coding sequence ATGATAACAGATATCGAAGTCCCCGAACCGCTGTCTCCGCTGCCCGGTACCAACATCGATACCGATCAGGGGCTTTTGCAGTGGATTTCGTCGGTCGATCATAAACAGCTGGGGATCATGTATTTGCTGATGGCGTTGTTCTACCTGCTGGTGGGGGGCGCGATGGCCCTGCTGATGCGGATTCAGTTAATGGTACCGGAAAACCACTTTCTGGGAGCCATCGCCTATAATCAGCTGTTTACGATGCACGGTACGACGATGATTTTCTTCGTGCTGACCCCCGCAATTCTAGGCTTTTCGGTCTATCTGACACCCCTGATGATTGGCGCCAACGAAATGGCGTTTCCCCGGTTAAATGCCTTCGGGCTATGGATTTCCTTTTTTGGTGGTATCGTACTGTATTTCAGCTATCTGGCCGGTGGCGCCCCCGACACCGGCTGGTTCAATTACGCGCCACTAAACCAGGCCCAGTTCTCAAAAACACCGGGTGTCGATTATTACTGCATTGGTCTACTGCTGACGGGAATAGGCACCGTAGCTACGGCGGCAAACCTGATCGTAACGGTCATTACGTTACGTGCGGAGGGCATGAAATATAAATACCTGCCCGTGTTCGTCTGGATGGTCTTCATCAACAGCTTTCTGATTCTGGCGGCTTTCCCGTCGCTCAACGCGGCCCTGGTCATGCTGCTCATCGACCGCCAATTGGATGGTCACTTTTTCAACGTCAATACCGGCGGATCGGCCTTGCTTTGGCAGCATCTGTTCTGGCTGTTTGGCCACCCGGAAGTGTATATTGTGATACTACCACCGTTCGGCATTTTGTCCGAGGTAATTCAGGTCTACTCCCGAAAGCCCATTTTCGGCTACCCTTTCGTGGTTGGGTCCGGGATAGCGATTTCGCTGCTGGCCTTCGGCGTATGGATACACCATATGTTTGCCACGGGCATGGGAAACACCGTCAATAGTTTCTTTGCTGCCAGCAGTATGCTGATTGGCATACCGACCGGCGTGAAAATCTTCAACTGGCTGGGTACCATGTACGGTGGGTCCATTCGCTTCACTACGTCCATGCTGTTTGCGACGGCTTTTCTGGTCGAGTTTACCATCGGCGGATTGAGTGGCGTATCGTTCGCGATCGTGCCCATCGACTGGCAGCTGACGGATACGTACTACGTCGTAGCGCACCTGCACTACGTCTTCCTGGGTGGGAGTCTGTTCGGGTTGTTTGCCGGGCTGTTCTACTGGTTTCCCAAAATGACAGGCCGGATGATTGACGAGCGGCTGGGGAAATGGTTTTTCTGGCTGTTCGTTCTTGGTTTCAATCTGACTTTTTTTGTGCAGCATATTCTGGGTGCCATCGGGATGCCCCGGCGGGTGCATACCTACCCGGACCTCCCCGGTTTCGAGCCACTGAACATGATCTCAAGTATTGGCGCGCTGCTGATGGGCCTGTCCATGATGCCGTTTCTGTATCTGATGTACACTGCCTTTAAGGGAGGGAAACGCGCGCCGGATAATCCCTGGGATGGGTACACGCTGGAGTGGCTGGCGACCTCGCCCCCGCAGCTGAAAAGCTTTTCGAACATACCACCCATCATGAGTTTCCGGCCACTGCACGATCTGAACCATCCCGAGATCGGCGATCACAAAACAACAGAAGACGATAAGTATGGAACCAAAGATGATGACGTGGTTAGTGGTCGGGACTGA
- a CDS encoding ubiquinol-cytochrome c reductase iron-sulfur subunit, translating to MSQEENKTKEESRRDFMMKVSLGLGGVAALAVSVPVVGALVAPLLENKPEVWRTVGKPDDFPVGETQLVRFENADPKAWAGMTARTAAWLRHDTEGHFIAFSVNCTHLGCPVRWEADAELFMCPCHGGVYYRDGSVASGPPPKELQRYAVRVEQGQVQIGTGPIPITNFGDEQAS from the coding sequence ATGAGTCAGGAAGAAAACAAAACTAAGGAAGAAAGCCGACGGGATTTTATGATGAAGGTAAGCCTGGGTCTGGGTGGGGTTGCCGCACTGGCGGTGAGCGTACCGGTCGTTGGTGCGTTGGTCGCTCCGTTGCTTGAAAATAAACCAGAGGTCTGGCGTACGGTGGGTAAACCCGACGATTTTCCGGTGGGTGAAACCCAGCTTGTCCGCTTCGAAAACGCCGACCCGAAAGCCTGGGCGGGCATGACGGCCCGAACGGCGGCCTGGCTTCGGCACGATACAGAAGGTCACTTTATTGCTTTCTCGGTAAACTGCACGCATCTGGGATGCCCCGTCCGGTGGGAGGCCGACGCCGAATTATTTATGTGCCCTTGTCACGGTGGCGTGTATTACCGCGATGGCTCGGTCGCATCCGGGCCACCGCCCAAGGAACTGCAACGCTACGCCGTTCGGGTAGAACAGGGGCAGGTTCAGATCGGGACGGGGCCGATCCCCATTACCAATTTTGGCGACGAGCAGGCTTCATGA